A genomic segment from Streptomyces sp. NBC_01233 encodes:
- a CDS encoding streptophobe family protein produces the protein MRRIRWGDVLVSAAAAVGWCLIVMAGVAGLGLHLLGADAAGGSLGAMTAAVVVLAVGGTVTPSGEVSAFGVVGAGAETSLDVMPLGVALAGALVLGCVFVRSLRAGAGPGETAARVLVLTALFVATAGALAWAGHDVVTLDGTVLPKTPAKVEIPGIGDIGGLLPDRIGDLIETRTRVGFSVETGPTLLGAGLWALAVLAVALLVSRRGPAALARIRPAASAVVAMLLVAVAAGLAAAVWAALGDAHPRRVIGAALLGAPNGSWLGVLLGLFVPVRGRAEGEPARLLPDPLDDLLAVSAQEPVTVARLAEYDGRVWLLVAGVALLLLYAGVLAAVRTPVRAAGRGVLGCAARLSAVTAAALAGLVWLTGLSADASLAVLGVDAVDAGVELRGSLPLALVLGAVWGAVAGAAGAVLAPRPRAALPGVPGPVREWPDPEAPTASYPAAVPYGGPARGPQPGAAGEADGSWDVTVTGIPPWSPRSPKPPRREPFTPPPPPGAPPPPPKPPR, from the coding sequence ATGCGCCGCATTCGTTGGGGAGACGTGCTCGTGTCCGCGGCCGCCGCCGTGGGCTGGTGCCTGATCGTGATGGCGGGGGTGGCCGGGCTGGGGCTGCACCTGCTGGGCGCCGACGCCGCGGGAGGGTCGCTCGGGGCGATGACGGCCGCCGTGGTGGTCCTCGCGGTCGGCGGCACCGTAACCCCCTCGGGTGAGGTGTCGGCCTTCGGAGTCGTCGGGGCGGGTGCCGAAACCTCCCTGGACGTCATGCCCTTGGGGGTGGCACTGGCCGGGGCGCTGGTCCTGGGGTGCGTGTTCGTGCGCTCGCTGCGGGCCGGGGCGGGCCCCGGTGAGACGGCCGCCCGGGTCCTCGTGCTCACGGCGCTGTTCGTCGCGACGGCGGGCGCGCTGGCGTGGGCCGGGCACGACGTGGTCACCCTCGACGGGACGGTGCTGCCCAAGACCCCCGCGAAGGTGGAGATCCCGGGGATCGGGGACATCGGCGGGCTGCTCCCCGACCGCATCGGGGACCTGATCGAGACGCGGACCCGGGTCGGGTTCTCGGTGGAGACCGGGCCGACGCTGCTGGGCGCGGGGCTGTGGGCGCTCGCCGTGCTGGCGGTGGCCCTGCTGGTCTCACGGCGCGGGCCGGCCGCGCTCGCCCGGATCCGCCCGGCCGCCTCGGCGGTGGTGGCGATGCTGCTGGTCGCGGTGGCGGCCGGGCTGGCCGCGGCGGTGTGGGCGGCGCTGGGCGACGCCCATCCGCGGCGGGTCATCGGGGCCGCACTGCTGGGGGCGCCGAACGGAAGCTGGCTGGGGGTGCTGCTGGGGCTGTTCGTGCCGGTGCGCGGCCGGGCCGAGGGGGAGCCGGCCCGGCTGCTGCCCGATCCGCTGGACGACCTGCTGGCCGTGTCCGCGCAGGAGCCGGTGACGGTGGCCCGCCTCGCGGAGTACGACGGCCGGGTCTGGCTGCTGGTCGCGGGGGTGGCCCTGCTGCTGCTCTACGCGGGCGTGCTGGCGGCCGTACGGACACCCGTACGCGCTGCGGGGCGCGGGGTGCTCGGATGCGCGGCGCGGCTGTCGGCGGTCACGGCGGCGGCCCTGGCGGGGCTGGTGTGGCTGACCGGGCTCTCGGCGGACGCGTCGCTGGCGGTGCTGGGGGTGGACGCGGTGGACGCCGGGGTCGAGCTGCGGGGGTCCCTTCCGCTCGCCCTCGTACTGGGCGCGGTGTGGGGAGCGGTCGCCGGGGCGGCGGGCGCGGTCCTGGCACCCCGGCCCCGGGCGGCCCTCCCCGGCGTGCCGGGCCCCGTCCGGGAGTGGCCCGACCCCGAGGCGCCGACGGCCTCGTACCCCGCCGCCGTACCGTACGGCGGGCCCGCGCGCGGCCCGCAGCCCGGGGCGGCCGGGGAGGCGGACGGCTCGTGGGACGTGACCGTGACCGGCATCCCGCCCTGGTCACCCAGGTCTCCGAAGCCGCCCCGCCGGGAGCCCTTCACCCCGCCTCCGCCGCCGGGAGCGCCCCCGCCCCCGCCGAAGCCTCCGCGATGA
- a CDS encoding transglycosylase SLT domain-containing protein, with the protein MSASRTPGHSRLTKAHKLSIAGVATFSAAALAFSLVPADTAEAGTVNAAPVAWTKVVDAAQTQAVQQHLSAQQVVADKKAKDAEKAKAEAAAKKARAQKEAASRSAARTPVFANNLDGWIKEALFIMKKEGIPGTYAGIHKNIMRESSGNPMAINNWDINAQNGIPSKGLLQVILPTFKAYHVKGTKFDQYDPVANIVAACNYAADRYGSMDNVNSAY; encoded by the coding sequence ATGTCTGCTTCCCGCACTCCCGGTCACAGTCGTCTGACGAAGGCACACAAGCTGTCCATTGCCGGCGTCGCCACGTTCAGCGCCGCCGCGCTCGCCTTCTCCCTCGTCCCGGCCGACACCGCCGAGGCCGGGACGGTCAACGCCGCTCCCGTCGCCTGGACCAAGGTCGTCGACGCCGCGCAGACCCAGGCCGTGCAGCAGCACCTCTCCGCGCAGCAGGTCGTCGCCGACAAGAAGGCCAAGGACGCGGAGAAGGCCAAGGCCGAGGCCGCCGCGAAGAAGGCCCGCGCGCAGAAGGAGGCCGCGAGCCGCTCCGCCGCCCGCACCCCCGTCTTCGCGAACAACCTGGACGGCTGGATCAAGGAAGCCCTCTTCATCATGAAGAAGGAGGGCATTCCGGGCACCTACGCCGGAATCCACAAGAACATCATGCGCGAGTCCAGCGGTAACCCGATGGCGATCAACAACTGGGACATCAACGCCCAGAACGGCATCCCCAGCAAGGGTCTGCTCCAGGTCATCCTTCCGACCTTCAAGGCCTACCACGTCAAGGGCACCAAGTTCGACCAGTACGACCCGGTCGCCAACATCGTCGCCGCCTGCAACTACGCAGCCGACCGCTACGGCTCGATGGACAACGTCAACAGCGCCTACTAG
- a CDS encoding chaplin, which yields MKNFKKAAAVTMIAGGLVAAGAGVSSAHGGASAEGEALNSPGVASGNLLQVPVHVPVNVVGNTVNVIGLLNGAFGNTGVNA from the coding sequence GTGAAGAACTTCAAGAAGGCCGCAGCCGTCACCATGATCGCGGGCGGCCTCGTCGCCGCCGGCGCCGGTGTCTCCTCGGCGCACGGCGGTGCGTCGGCGGAGGGCGAGGCCCTGAACTCGCCCGGCGTGGCCTCCGGGAACCTGCTCCAGGTCCCGGTCCACGTCCCCGTGAACGTGGTCGGCAACACGGTCAACGTGATCGGCCTGCTCAACGGCGCCTTCGGCAACACCGGCGTCAACGCCTGA
- a CDS encoding S-adenosylmethionine:tRNA ribosyltransferase-isomerase, with protein MSAGRVQEGGLHIPDIPPELLARVPAEQRGPGLGRDAVRLLVSGVGGEVLLRAFRELPALLRAGDVLVVNTSTTLAAAVDARLGGDELVVHFSTRGDDGRWAVELRAPAGGGTTGPRAGGPAGAVVELPGGQALVLEEPLAAGADRLWWARPVRKGRRAAPAPGAGAGRDGVPALLRAYGRPIRYGYTERDQPLSAYQTVFAVPAADGSGSAEMPSAGRPFTAELVARLVSRGVQFAPLTLHTGVASQEAHEPPYPERYEVPATTAWLVNAARASGGRVIAVGTTAVRALESAADARGVVRPAGGWTDLVVTPERGVRVVDGLLTGLHEPEASHLLMLEAVAGRAAVRLGYAEALARLCLWHEFGDVHLLLKDENRDGLNCFSNAR; from the coding sequence GTGAGCGCGGGGCGTGTTCAGGAGGGGGGACTGCATATACCGGACATTCCGCCGGAGCTGCTGGCCCGCGTTCCGGCCGAGCAGCGGGGGCCCGGGCTCGGGCGGGACGCGGTGCGGCTGCTGGTGTCCGGGGTCGGTGGCGAGGTGTTGCTGCGCGCCTTCCGGGAGCTGCCCGCGCTGCTGCGGGCCGGGGACGTACTGGTGGTGAACACGTCGACGACGCTGGCGGCCGCCGTGGACGCCCGGCTCGGCGGCGATGAGCTGGTGGTGCACTTCTCGACCCGGGGCGACGACGGCCGCTGGGCGGTGGAGCTGCGCGCCCCGGCGGGCGGGGGGACGACCGGGCCCCGCGCCGGGGGTCCCGCGGGGGCGGTGGTGGAGCTGCCGGGAGGGCAGGCCCTCGTACTGGAGGAGCCGCTCGCGGCGGGGGCGGACCGGCTGTGGTGGGCGCGGCCCGTACGGAAGGGGCGGCGCGCAGCGCCTGCGCCAGGGGCGGGGGCCGGGCGGGACGGCGTACCGGCGCTGCTGCGGGCGTACGGGCGGCCGATCCGGTACGGGTACACGGAGCGGGACCAGCCGCTGTCGGCCTACCAGACGGTGTTCGCGGTGCCGGCCGCCGACGGGTCGGGCTCGGCGGAGATGCCGAGTGCGGGACGGCCCTTCACGGCGGAGCTGGTGGCGCGGCTGGTGAGCCGGGGGGTGCAGTTCGCGCCGCTGACCCTGCACACGGGGGTGGCCTCGCAGGAGGCGCACGAGCCGCCGTACCCGGAGCGGTACGAGGTGCCGGCGACCACGGCGTGGCTGGTGAACGCCGCCAGGGCCAGTGGGGGGAGGGTGATCGCGGTGGGGACCACGGCGGTGCGGGCCCTGGAGTCGGCCGCGGACGCGCGCGGGGTGGTGCGCCCGGCCGGCGGGTGGACCGATCTGGTGGTGACGCCGGAGCGCGGGGTACGGGTGGTGGACGGGCTGCTCACCGGGCTGCACGAGCCGGAGGCGTCCCACCTGCTGATGCTGGAGGCGGTCGCGGGGCGGGCCGCCGTACGGCTCGGGTATGCCGAGGCACTGGCCCGTCTCTGCCTTTGGCACGAGTTCGGGGACGTCCATCTGCTACTCAAGGATGAGAATCGTGACGGATTGAATTGCTTCAGCAACGCACGGTGA
- a CDS encoding SixA phosphatase family protein, whose product MSADTPRRIALLRHAKADWPEVSDHDRPLAERGRTDASAVGLKLAETGTVFDLALCSTAARTRETWKLAVQEMPHRPKTHYEERLYDASLGELIALLNETSDEVSDLLVIGHNPGIHALADALSGRAEGETLARMTRTGFPTAALAVVSFTGSWKSVEHGVGTLLDYWTPKGH is encoded by the coding sequence ATGAGCGCCGACACACCCCGCAGGATCGCCCTTCTCCGGCACGCCAAGGCCGACTGGCCCGAGGTGTCCGACCACGACCGCCCGCTGGCGGAACGAGGCCGCACGGACGCGTCGGCCGTCGGTCTGAAGCTCGCCGAGACCGGCACCGTCTTCGACCTGGCCCTCTGCTCCACCGCGGCCCGCACCCGAGAGACCTGGAAGCTCGCCGTCCAGGAGATGCCGCACCGGCCCAAGACCCACTACGAGGAGAGGCTCTACGACGCCTCGCTGGGCGAGCTCATCGCCCTGCTGAACGAGACCTCCGACGAGGTCTCCGATCTCCTCGTCATCGGCCACAACCCCGGCATACACGCCCTCGCCGACGCCCTCTCCGGGCGTGCGGAGGGAGAGACCCTCGCGAGGATGACCCGTACGGGATTCCCCACCGCGGCCCTCGCCGTCGTCTCCTTCACCGGATCGTGGAAGTCCGTGGAGCACGGGGTGGGCACCCTGCTCGACTACTGGACCCCCAAGGGACACTGA
- a CDS encoding SGM_5486 family transporter-associated protein has translation MSPVLEPNPQDGRKKLGLVLGAILGITVIISVIATIASP, from the coding sequence ATGTCGCCCGTACTTGAACCGAACCCGCAGGACGGCCGCAAGAAGCTCGGCCTCGTGCTCGGCGCGATCCTCGGCATCACCGTGATCATCTCGGTGATCGCCACGATCGCCTCGCCCTGA
- a CDS encoding response regulator transcription factor — protein MAESPGRSGGRVRVLLVDDHQVVRRGLRTFLEVQEDIEVVGEASDGEEGIARAEELRPDVILMDIKMPGTDGIEALRRLRELANPARVLIVTSFTEQRTVVPALRAGAAGYVYKDIDPDALAGAIRSVHAGHVLLQPEVAVALLSQEDQSPSAGRPGSLTDREREVLGLIADGRSNREIARALVLSEKTVKTHVSNILMKLDLSDRTQAALWAVRHGLAE, from the coding sequence GTGGCTGAGAGCCCCGGCCGCAGCGGCGGCCGCGTTCGCGTACTGCTGGTCGACGACCACCAGGTGGTCCGGCGCGGCCTGCGCACCTTCCTGGAGGTCCAGGAGGACATCGAGGTCGTCGGCGAGGCCTCCGACGGGGAGGAGGGCATCGCCCGCGCCGAGGAACTGCGGCCCGACGTGATCCTCATGGACATCAAGATGCCGGGCACCGACGGCATCGAGGCGCTGCGCAGGCTGCGCGAGCTGGCGAACCCGGCGCGGGTGCTGATCGTCACCAGCTTCACGGAGCAGCGGACCGTGGTCCCCGCCCTGCGGGCCGGCGCCGCGGGGTACGTCTACAAGGACATCGACCCCGACGCCCTGGCCGGAGCCATCCGCTCCGTCCACGCGGGCCACGTGCTGCTCCAGCCGGAGGTGGCGGTGGCCCTGCTCTCCCAGGAGGACCAGAGCCCCTCGGCGGGCCGGCCCGGCTCGCTGACCGACCGCGAGCGCGAGGTGCTCGGCCTGATCGCGGACGGCCGCTCCAACCGCGAGATCGCCCGCGCGCTGGTGCTGTCCGAGAAGACGGTCAAGACCCACGTCTCGAACATCCTGATGAAGTTGGACCTTTCCGATCGGACTCAGGCCGCATTGTGGGCGGTCAGGCACGGACTCGCCGAATAA
- a CDS encoding FHA domain-containing protein, with product MPELVLELNGRTWTLDPSRSYSLGRDPQGDVVIDDARVSWRHATIAWNGQSWGIEDHGSTNGTYVHGARVQQTQLVPGTPVHLGNATDGPRLNLSAAAAPQPAVAQQAQAYAQPQAPAYQAPQQQPQQQAWEQQQQAPYQQQPQAHLPHQQGGGAPRPAQGGAPAYGDRSPTTFHQLSLGHVMRIGRALENELVVSDLQVSRHHAEFRSMPGGRFEIHDLGSHNGTYVNGQPLAKSGTALLGPNDIVGVGHSTFRIVGDRLEEFVDTGEVSFSARHLTVTVDGGKQILKDVTFGVPEKSLIGVIGPSGSGKSTLLKALTGYRPADQGDVLYDNRNLYKQFAELRQRIGLVPQDDILHKELKVSTALKYAAKLRFPGDTAESERAARIDEVLRELKLDIHKDKKITALSGGQRKRVSVALELLTKPSLIFLDEPTSGLDPGMDRDVMQLLRGLADDGRTVLVVTHSVAELAICDKLLVMAPGGSVAYFGPPDEALNFFGYTTWADVFSAFENYRDYDWAGRWKGSQHYQLYAADIDAVAPQSVAMPSPQQMMPPKPQGWGSQLWTLIRRYVSVIASDKGFIGLMLILPAVLGVVSTVIPATFGLAPPKPPSQFNGDAGTIMLILAVGMCFSGAANSVRELIKERVIYERERATGLSRSAYLMSKVIVLGVITAIQGVIICGIGFFPRDLPTEGLLMPPAVELCLSVIALGFTSMMFGLVISSLVKTAEKTMPLLVMFAIVQVVFTGILFQVYDSPGLEQFAWLMPSRWAVAAAGTTLNLGKLMPPWDRDNPTNTDPLWDATVGQWSLNITVLLLLGIACGFLVQRLLRRHEPEVMRAGK from the coding sequence GTGCCGGAACTCGTACTGGAATTGAATGGAAGGACCTGGACGCTCGATCCGTCCAGGTCGTACTCGCTGGGGCGTGATCCCCAGGGAGACGTGGTGATCGACGACGCGCGGGTGTCGTGGCGGCATGCCACCATCGCCTGGAACGGCCAGAGTTGGGGCATCGAGGACCACGGCAGCACCAACGGCACCTACGTGCACGGGGCGCGGGTCCAGCAGACCCAGCTCGTGCCCGGCACGCCGGTCCACCTGGGCAACGCGACCGACGGCCCGCGGCTGAACCTGAGCGCCGCCGCCGCGCCGCAGCCGGCCGTGGCCCAGCAGGCCCAGGCGTACGCCCAGCCGCAGGCCCCGGCGTACCAGGCTCCGCAGCAGCAGCCCCAGCAGCAGGCCTGGGAACAGCAGCAGCAGGCTCCGTACCAACAGCAGCCGCAGGCGCACCTCCCGCACCAGCAGGGCGGCGGCGCGCCCCGCCCGGCGCAGGGTGGGGCCCCGGCCTACGGCGACCGCAGCCCGACGACGTTCCACCAGCTCTCGCTGGGCCACGTCATGCGGATCGGCCGTGCGCTGGAGAACGAGCTGGTGGTCTCCGACCTCCAGGTCTCCCGCCACCACGCCGAGTTCCGCTCGATGCCCGGCGGCCGCTTCGAGATCCACGACCTCGGCAGCCACAACGGCACCTACGTCAACGGCCAGCCGCTGGCCAAGTCCGGCACCGCGCTGCTCGGTCCGAACGACATCGTCGGCGTCGGCCACTCGACGTTCCGCATCGTCGGCGACCGCCTCGAGGAGTTCGTCGACACCGGCGAGGTCTCCTTCTCGGCCCGCCACCTCACGGTCACCGTCGACGGCGGCAAGCAGATCCTCAAGGACGTCACCTTCGGCGTCCCGGAGAAGTCGCTGATCGGCGTCATCGGCCCCTCCGGCTCCGGCAAGTCCACCCTGCTCAAGGCGCTGACCGGTTACCGGCCCGCCGACCAGGGCGACGTCCTCTACGACAACCGCAACCTGTACAAGCAGTTCGCGGAGCTCCGCCAGCGCATCGGCCTGGTCCCGCAGGACGACATCCTGCACAAGGAGCTGAAGGTCAGCACCGCGCTCAAGTACGCGGCCAAGCTCCGCTTCCCCGGGGACACCGCCGAGTCCGAGCGCGCCGCCCGCATCGACGAGGTGCTGCGCGAGCTCAAGCTCGACATCCACAAGGACAAGAAGATCACCGCGCTCTCCGGTGGTCAGCGCAAGCGCGTGTCCGTGGCCCTGGAGCTGCTCACCAAGCCCTCGCTGATCTTCCTGGACGAGCCGACCTCCGGCCTCGACCCGGGCATGGACCGCGACGTCATGCAGCTGCTGCGCGGCCTCGCCGACGACGGCCGCACGGTCCTCGTCGTCACCCACTCGGTCGCCGAGCTGGCCATCTGCGACAAGCTGCTGGTCATGGCCCCCGGCGGTTCGGTCGCGTACTTCGGTCCGCCGGACGAGGCGCTGAACTTCTTCGGCTACACCACGTGGGCGGACGTCTTCTCGGCCTTCGAGAACTACCGCGACTACGACTGGGCCGGCCGCTGGAAGGGCTCGCAGCACTACCAGCTGTACGCCGCCGACATCGACGCGGTCGCCCCGCAGTCCGTCGCGATGCCGTCGCCCCAGCAGATGATGCCGCCCAAGCCGCAGGGCTGGGGCTCGCAGCTGTGGACGCTGATCCGCCGCTACGTCTCGGTGATCGCCTCCGACAAGGGCTTCATCGGCCTGATGCTGATCCTGCCCGCGGTGCTCGGCGTGGTCTCCACGGTCATCCCCGCGACCTTCGGCCTCGCGCCGCCGAAGCCGCCGTCCCAGTTCAACGGCGACGCCGGCACGATCATGCTGATCCTCGCGGTCGGCATGTGCTTCTCGGGCGCCGCCAACTCGGTCCGTGAGCTGATCAAGGAACGCGTCATCTACGAGCGTGAGCGCGCGACCGGCCTCTCCCGGTCGGCGTACCTCATGTCGAAGGTGATCGTCCTCGGCGTCATCACGGCCATCCAGGGCGTGATCATCTGCGGGATCGGCTTCTTCCCGCGCGACCTCCCGACCGAGGGCCTGCTGATGCCGCCGGCCGTCGAGCTCTGCCTGTCGGTCATCGCGCTCGGCTTCACCTCGATGATGTTCGGCCTGGTGATCTCCTCGCTGGTGAAGACCGCCGAGAAGACCATGCCGCTGCTGGTCATGTTCGCGATCGTCCAGGTCGTCTTCACCGGCATCCTCTTCCAGGTCTACGACTCCCCGGGCCTGGAGCAGTTCGCCTGGCTGATGCCGTCCCGCTGGGCCGTCGCCGCCGCCGGCACCACGCTGAACCTCGGCAAGCTCATGCCGCCGTGGGACCGCGACAACCCGACCAACACCGACCCGCTCTGGGACGCCACGGTCGGCCAGTGGAGCCTGAACATCACCGTTCTGCTGCTCCTCGGCATCGCCTGCGGCTTCCTGGTGCAGCGCCTGCTGCGCCGCCACGAGCCCGAGGTCATGCGCGCCGGCAAGTAG
- a CDS encoding GAF domain-containing sensor histidine kinase, which yields MTASPLPGGPRSGLAAVSTALLAMSRRLEVRDVLRTIVASARELLDAEYAALGVPDDHGGFAQFVVDGISTEQWRRIGPLPRQHGILAAMLHEDGPQRLADVREDPRFEGWPAAHPDMSDFLGMPVRDGEETLAAIFLANKRSAPGGPRGFTDEDQELLSLLAQHAAIALTNARLYERSRELTIAEERSRLAHELHDAVSQKLFSLRLTAQAAVAFVDRDPARAKDELQQVAALAAEAADELRAAVTELRPAALDEDGLVATLRTHVHVLDRAHTAHVTFTCDGVRALPATQEEAVLRVAQEALHNALRHSGGDRVEVALTRTPAGGAVLKVVDSGKGFDPRFVRRAGRHLGLVSMRDRADGVGGRLTVHSEPGQGTTIEMEVPGG from the coding sequence ATGACCGCAAGCCCCCTACCGGGCGGACCCCGCAGCGGCCTGGCCGCGGTGAGCACCGCACTGCTCGCCATGAGCCGCCGCCTGGAGGTCCGTGACGTCCTGCGCACGATCGTCGCGTCGGCCCGCGAGCTCCTGGACGCCGAGTACGCGGCCCTGGGCGTCCCGGACGACCACGGCGGCTTCGCCCAGTTCGTCGTGGACGGCATCAGCACGGAGCAGTGGCGCCGCATCGGCCCGCTGCCCCGCCAGCACGGCATCCTCGCCGCGATGCTCCACGAGGACGGCCCCCAACGGCTGGCCGACGTACGCGAGGACCCGCGCTTCGAGGGCTGGCCCGCCGCCCACCCCGACATGTCCGACTTCCTCGGCATGCCCGTCCGGGACGGCGAGGAGACCCTCGCCGCGATCTTCCTCGCGAACAAGCGCAGCGCCCCGGGCGGCCCGCGCGGCTTCACCGACGAGGACCAGGAGCTCCTCTCCCTCCTCGCCCAGCACGCGGCCATCGCCCTCACCAACGCCCGCCTCTACGAGCGCAGCCGCGAGCTCACCATCGCCGAGGAGCGCTCACGGCTCGCCCACGAGCTGCACGACGCCGTCAGCCAGAAGCTCTTCTCGCTCCGCCTCACCGCCCAGGCCGCCGTGGCCTTCGTCGACCGCGACCCGGCCCGCGCCAAGGACGAGCTCCAGCAGGTGGCCGCCCTTGCGGCGGAGGCCGCCGACGAACTGCGTGCCGCCGTGACCGAGCTCCGCCCCGCCGCACTGGACGAGGACGGACTGGTCGCCACCCTGCGCACGCACGTCCACGTACTCGACCGCGCCCACACCGCGCACGTCACCTTCACGTGTGACGGCGTACGGGCCCTCCCCGCGACCCAGGAGGAAGCAGTCCTCCGCGTCGCACAGGAGGCCCTCCACAACGCCCTGCGCCACTCGGGCGGCGACCGCGTCGAGGTCGCCCTCACCCGGACGCCCGCCGGCGGCGCGGTCCTCAAGGTCGTCGACTCCGGCAAGGGCTTCGACCCCCGGTTCGTCCGCCGGGCGGGCCGTCACCTGGGCCTGGTCTCCATGCGGGACCGCGCGGACGGCGTCGGAGGCCGGCTCACCGTGCACTCGGAGCCCGGTCAGGGCACGACGATCGAGATGGAGGTACCCGGTGGCTGA
- the serB gene encoding phosphoserine phosphatase SerB has protein sequence MSASQTSDVPTLLVKIFGKDRPGITAGLFDTLAAYSVDVVDIEQVVTRGRIVLCALVTKPAGGAEGDLRATVHSWAESLKMQAEILSGTGDNRPRGSGRSHVTVLGHPLTAESTAAIASRITETGGNIDRIFRLAKYPVTAVEFAVSGVETEPLRTALATASAHIGVDVAVVSAGLHRRAQRLVVMDVDSTLIQDEVIELFAAHAGCEAEVAEVTERAMRGELDFEQSLHARVALLAGLDASVVDKVRAEVQLTPGARTLIRTLKRLGYQVGVVSGGFTQVTDDLRERLGLDFASANTLEIVDGKLTGRVTGEIVDRAGKARLLRRFAAEAGVPLAQTVAIGDGANDLDMLNAAGLGVAFNAKPVVREAAHTAVNVPFLDAVLYLLGITREEVEAADLA, from the coding sequence ATGAGCGCATCGCAGACCTCCGACGTCCCCACCCTCCTCGTCAAGATCTTCGGCAAGGACCGTCCCGGGATCACCGCCGGGCTGTTCGACACCCTCGCCGCCTACTCCGTCGATGTCGTCGACATCGAGCAGGTCGTCACCCGTGGCCGCATCGTCCTGTGCGCCCTCGTCACCAAGCCCGCCGGCGGCGCCGAGGGCGACCTGCGGGCCACCGTCCACAGCTGGGCCGAGTCCCTCAAGATGCAGGCCGAGATCCTCTCCGGCACCGGTGACAACCGGCCGCGCGGCAGCGGCCGCTCCCATGTCACCGTGCTCGGGCACCCGCTCACCGCCGAGTCCACGGCCGCCATCGCCTCCCGGATCACCGAGACCGGCGGCAACATCGACCGCATCTTCCGCCTCGCCAAGTACCCGGTGACGGCGGTGGAGTTCGCCGTCTCCGGTGTCGAGACCGAGCCGCTGCGCACCGCCCTGGCCACCGCCTCCGCGCACATCGGCGTGGACGTGGCCGTGGTCTCGGCCGGACTGCACCGCCGGGCCCAGCGCCTGGTCGTCATGGACGTGGACTCGACCCTGATCCAGGACGAGGTCATCGAGCTGTTCGCCGCGCACGCCGGGTGCGAGGCCGAGGTCGCCGAGGTCACCGAGCGGGCCATGCGCGGCGAGCTGGACTTCGAGCAGTCGCTGCACGCCCGGGTGGCGCTGCTGGCGGGCCTGGACGCCTCCGTCGTGGACAAGGTCCGCGCCGAGGTGCAGCTGACCCCGGGTGCCCGGACCCTGATCCGCACGCTCAAGCGGCTCGGCTACCAGGTGGGCGTGGTCTCGGGCGGGTTCACCCAGGTCACGGACGATCTGCGGGAGCGGCTGGGGCTGGACTTCGCCTCCGCCAACACGCTGGAGATCGTCGACGGGAAGCTGACGGGCCGGGTCACCGGCGAGATCGTGGACCGGGCGGGCAAGGCCCGGCTGCTGCGCCGCTTCGCCGCCGAGGCCGGGGTGCCGCTGGCCCAGACGGTGGCCATCGGTGACGGGGCCAACGACCTGGACATGCTGAACGCGGCCGGGCTGGGCGTGGCCTTCAACGCCAAGCCGGTGGTCCGCGAGGCCGCGCACACGGCGGTGAACGTGCCCTTCCTCGACGCGGTGCTGTACCTGCTCGGGATCACCCGCGAGGAGGTCGAGGCCGCCGATCTGGCCTGA